The following proteins come from a genomic window of Candidatus Binatia bacterium:
- a CDS encoding SH3 domain-containing protein, with the protein MNKSQSPIAPFIALLLLTLPFLWTNGAAAAEPAPSSPQTTFYHANALYKDGQYEAAAQEYEQLLQAGLASGNLYFNLGNAYFKAGEKGNAILNYQRAHRFIPGDPDLAANLAYAQSLTGTEACVPALWQTVVFPLAHRIGTGRLVWTTSVVYTLLLIALATYRLWPSRPRWLVYTATTLALLVVVTSTSLAQRLLTEKWQRQAVVVGSGETPTRFEPAENGTVHFVLKEGSLVRVVDRRDNWLEVARCDGRRGWIEKKALKGL; encoded by the coding sequence ATGAACAAGAGCCAGAGCCCCATCGCGCCATTCATCGCGCTTCTTCTGCTCACCCTCCCCTTCCTCTGGACAAACGGAGCGGCCGCGGCTGAGCCGGCGCCGTCCAGCCCGCAGACGACTTTCTACCACGCCAACGCCCTCTACAAGGACGGGCAGTACGAAGCGGCGGCGCAGGAGTACGAGCAACTTCTGCAAGCCGGCTTGGCGAGCGGCAACCTCTACTTCAACCTGGGCAACGCCTATTTCAAGGCCGGCGAGAAGGGCAACGCCATCCTCAATTATCAACGGGCGCACCGGTTCATCCCGGGCGACCCCGACCTGGCAGCCAACCTCGCGTACGCGCAGTCACTCACGGGAACGGAGGCGTGCGTGCCCGCACTGTGGCAAACGGTGGTGTTCCCGCTGGCGCACCGAATCGGCACCGGCCGGCTGGTATGGACGACGAGCGTGGTCTACACGCTTCTCCTGATCGCTCTGGCAACGTACCGTCTGTGGCCCAGCCGGCCGCGCTGGCTAGTCTATACGGCCACGACGCTCGCGCTCTTGGTTGTCGTGACGAGCACCTCGCTGGCGCAACGCCTGCTCACGGAAAAATGGCAGCGCCAAGCCGTCGTGGTCGGCAGCGGCGAGACGCCTACCCGCTTCGAGCCGGCGGAGAACGGCACCGTGCACTTCGTGCTCAAAGAGGGCTCTCTCGTTCGCGTGGTCGACAGGCGAGACAACTGGCTCGAGGTGGCTCGTTGCGATGGCCGCCGTGGCTGGATAGAAAAGAAGGCCCTCAAGGGACTCTGA